The following are from one region of the Paenibacillus sabinae T27 genome:
- a CDS encoding MarR family winged helix-turn-helix transcriptional regulator, giving the protein MSGSKEELIVAGDVRGRDEAASLKLFVVLSKAYRSLMDRAVKDMKNYGLSSAEFMVLEVLYHRTRIPLQQIGEKILVTSGSITYNIDKLEKKGLLKRVPCSEDRRVTYAEITDEGRKLFDEIFPKHVSMLHGMMGGLNTEEKEQATEWLKLLGKGAGS; this is encoded by the coding sequence ATGAGCGGATCGAAAGAGGAACTGATCGTAGCCGGAGATGTACGCGGCCGGGATGAAGCGGCGTCGCTGAAGCTGTTCGTCGTCCTGTCCAAAGCTTACCGGAGTCTGATGGACCGGGCCGTCAAGGATATGAAGAACTACGGGCTGTCGTCCGCCGAGTTTATGGTGCTTGAGGTGCTCTATCACAGAACCCGCATTCCGCTGCAGCAGATTGGAGAGAAGATTCTGGTCACGAGCGGAAGCATCACCTATAACATCGACAAGCTGGAGAAGAAGGGGCTGCTGAAGCGTGTTCCCTGCAGCGAGGACCGGCGCGTAACGTACGCCGAGATTACCGATGAGGGCCGGAAGCTGTTCGACGAGATTTTTCCGAAGCATGTATCCATGCTGCACGGGATGATGGGCGGACTGAATACGGAGGAGAAGGAGCAGGCAACCGAATGGTTGAAGCTGCTGGGAAAAGGGGCCGGTTCCTAG
- a CDS encoding futalosine hydrolase, whose protein sequence is MDPGHAGEETHKEQEPAFPSVLIVTAVEAEAEAVRLGLGGAAGFTVIAAGAGPAAAAAGTAAALAAGSYGCVVSAGIGGGFPGRAAVGSLVIASELIFADLGAETPEGFRSAADLGFGRVTYPADTGRVAKLAAGLAAAGLAVSTGPVLTVSTATGSAETAAALAARVPGAAAEAMEGCGVAAAAAARNLPVLEIRAISNPVGPRDRAAWRIGEALEALAAAGPILSEVLK, encoded by the coding sequence CTGGACCCCGGCCATGCCGGAGAGGAAACCCACAAGGAGCAGGAACCGGCCTTCCCGAGTGTCCTTATCGTTACGGCGGTCGAGGCCGAAGCGGAAGCGGTCCGCCTCGGCCTCGGCGGCGCAGCCGGCTTCACCGTCATCGCCGCAGGCGCGGGCCCGGCGGCGGCGGCGGCCGGCACCGCCGCTGCGCTTGCAGCCGGCTCCTACGGCTGCGTCGTCAGCGCCGGGATCGGTGGCGGCTTCCCCGGCAGGGCGGCGGTCGGCTCGCTGGTCATCGCCAGCGAGCTGATCTTCGCCGACCTCGGGGCCGAGACGCCGGAGGGCTTCCGCAGCGCGGCCGACCTCGGCTTCGGCCGCGTGACGTACCCGGCCGATACGGGCCGGGTAGCGAAGCTCGCCGCCGGGCTTGCGGCGGCGGGGCTGGCCGTGAGCACGGGACCGGTGCTCACGGTGTCGACGGCGACCGGCTCCGCGGAGACGGCCGCCGCTTTGGCGGCGCGCGTGCCGGGCGCGGCCGCCGAGGCCATGGAAGGCTGCGGGGTCGCCGCAGCCGCTGCGGCGCGGAATCTCCCGGTGCTGGAGATTCGCGCGATCTCGAACCCGGTCGGTCCCCGCGACCGGGCGGCCTGGCGCATCGGCGAGGCGCTGGAAGCGCTCGCCGCCGCCGGGCCCATCCTATCGGAGGTGCTGAAATGA
- a CDS encoding 1,4-dihydroxy-6-naphthoate synthase, whose product MNIAYSPCPNDTFVFHAWAHGLVPGAPKLNVTYADIDVTNGLAAEGTGLDILKISYAALPWVLDRYALLPCGGALGRGCGPLLLTKGGPLDAKSPAALSGRRVAVPSERSTAYLLFRLWAASHVPGGVGEIVVMPFNEIMPAVRDGKINAGLVIHEARFTYASYGLHMLVDLGSWWESDTGLPIPLGAIVARRDLDADAISGWIRSSLRHAWDNPQASREYVLGHAQELSPQVAKSHIDLYVNDFTMDLGDSGYAAITALLGRAAAEGLVPSVDPALLR is encoded by the coding sequence TTGAATATTGCTTATTCCCCTTGCCCTAACGATACGTTTGTCTTCCATGCCTGGGCGCATGGCCTTGTACCAGGCGCCCCGAAGCTCAATGTCACCTACGCCGACATTGACGTTACGAACGGTCTTGCCGCCGAAGGGACGGGCCTCGACATCCTCAAGATCTCCTACGCCGCCCTGCCCTGGGTGCTGGACCGGTATGCGCTGCTGCCCTGCGGCGGCGCGCTGGGCCGCGGCTGCGGCCCGCTCCTGCTGACCAAGGGCGGGCCGCTGGATGCCAAGAGCCCCGCGGCGCTGTCGGGCCGCCGGGTCGCCGTCCCAAGCGAGCGCTCCACCGCCTATCTGCTGTTCCGGCTGTGGGCGGCAAGCCATGTCCCCGGCGGCGTCGGCGAAATTGTCGTCATGCCCTTCAATGAAATTATGCCCGCGGTGCGGGACGGGAAGATTAACGCCGGACTTGTCATCCACGAAGCCCGGTTCACCTACGCTTCCTACGGGCTGCATATGCTGGTCGATCTCGGAAGCTGGTGGGAGAGCGACACGGGACTTCCCATCCCCCTCGGAGCGATTGTCGCCCGCCGTGATCTTGACGCGGACGCCATCAGCGGCTGGATTCGCAGCTCGCTCCGGCACGCCTGGGACAACCCTCAGGCTTCGCGGGAGTACGTTCTCGGGCATGCCCAGGAACTGTCGCCGCAGGTGGCGAAATCGCATATCGATCTCTATGTAAACGACTTTACGATGGATCTGGGCGACAGCGGCTATGCCGCCATTACGGCCCTGCTGGGCAGAGCCGCAGCCGAAGGCCTCGTTCCATCGGTCGACCCCGCGCTGCTGCGCTAG
- a CDS encoding DUF4269 domain-containing protein: protein MNNLNQDFTTLEYLARGTERQRSAYETLSKLKIMDVLHGYDPILVGTIPIHIDLPDSDLDIICEVHDFNGFKQWMVSEFGDLQDFRCVTRTVDGIRRIVANFRFQGWPIEIFGQPVPTKEQNGYRHMLIEHRILTILGDEGLSAIRELKSRGLKTEPAFAKLLKLEGDAYARLLEMVHWKEAEWIDFTEAWMGPKRAFPN, encoded by the coding sequence TTGAACAACCTAAACCAAGACTTTACAACCCTTGAGTATTTGGCCCGGGGTACAGAGAGGCAAAGAAGTGCTTATGAGACGTTAAGCAAACTGAAAATAATGGATGTGCTGCACGGCTACGACCCCATTTTGGTTGGCACGATTCCCATTCATATTGATCTTCCGGATAGTGATCTGGACATCATTTGCGAAGTTCACGATTTTAACGGTTTTAAACAATGGATGGTATCGGAGTTTGGCGATCTGCAAGATTTTCGATGTGTAACCCGAACGGTAGACGGGATTAGACGAATTGTTGCAAATTTCAGGTTCCAGGGATGGCCCATTGAAATATTCGGTCAACCGGTTCCGACTAAAGAGCAAAATGGCTACAGGCACATGCTGATCGAACACCGAATTTTAACCATACTGGGAGACGAGGGTCTGAGCGCGATTCGGGAATTAAAAAGCAGGGGGTTAAAAACCGAGCCCGCATTTGCCAAGCTGTTGAAGCTTGAAGGAGACGCCTATGCCCGATTATTGGAGATGGTTCACTGGAAAGAAGCTGAATGGATAGATTTTACAGAGGCATGGATGGGACCAAAGAGAGCATTTCCGAATTAA
- a CDS encoding class I SAM-dependent methyltransferase, translating to MIPEGNHQSNIVRFKGFQNEYDRYRPQAPRLVTELLTGYLKRRPALVVDLGCGTGLSTFLWLAAADSVIGIEPGDDMRGKALEKWKALGSPEGISFIPGYSNSLGLPPESADIVTCSQSFHWMEPVSTLKEAGRVLKARGIFAAYDCDWPPVLEPSIETLYHELIEQAEAIIGRRLPAEERAFKWNKDEHLRRIKDSGEFAFAREVVFHNTERCDAERYVGLTLSQGGVQTVLRLGGGELDETIAVYREEVERYFDGRTLETLLSYRIKLGIK from the coding sequence ATGATCCCCGAAGGAAATCATCAATCCAACATTGTACGATTCAAGGGATTTCAGAATGAATACGACCGTTACCGGCCTCAGGCGCCCAGGCTCGTGACCGAACTGCTTACAGGCTATTTGAAGCGCAGGCCCGCCCTTGTTGTGGACCTTGGCTGCGGCACCGGATTGTCTACTTTCCTATGGCTGGCGGCCGCCGATTCGGTCATCGGCATAGAGCCAGGCGACGATATGCGCGGCAAGGCGCTGGAGAAGTGGAAAGCGCTCGGCAGTCCGGAGGGGATCTCGTTCATCCCGGGTTATTCCAATTCGCTCGGCCTGCCGCCGGAGAGCGCCGACATAGTGACCTGCTCCCAGTCCTTCCACTGGATGGAGCCCGTAAGCACGCTCAAGGAAGCGGGGCGGGTACTTAAGGCTAGAGGAATCTTCGCCGCCTACGACTGCGACTGGCCGCCGGTGCTCGAACCGTCGATTGAAACCCTCTACCACGAACTGATCGAGCAGGCCGAAGCGATTATCGGGCGCCGGCTGCCGGCGGAGGAGCGGGCCTTTAAGTGGAATAAGGATGAGCATCTGCGCCGGATTAAGGACAGCGGTGAATTTGCCTTCGCCCGCGAAGTCGTCTTCCACAACACCGAGCGCTGCGACGCGGAGCGGTATGTCGGCCTCACGCTCAGCCAGGGAGGCGTCCAGACCGTGCTTCGGCTCGGCGGAGGGGAGCTTGATGAGACAATAGCCGTTTACCGGGAAGAGGTCGAGCGTTATTTTGACGGCCGCACTTTGGAGACGCTGTTAAGCTACCGTATAAAACTCGGAATCAAATAG
- a CDS encoding FUSC family protein — protein MDEGLQERLEKFGFSLYMIRVTLAASLSWMVVHAMYGNEFSYFAPLAAILITQGTVKASLEKGLCRLLGIVLGGSVSLTIGHFFDVGPLSILLILLIGLGVATACRINFQAITQVGVTSVLALTFFQDHYVVFRATDTLIGVAFALLFNIVIVPPKGFVNVKNTALAGTLLLADGLSGLAPGRDEKDQREALKRAGELLKDSAQKQNEMLFTLSHIPCRNNLSVMKQSITHLQTMHGYVKEIATELRLLPPHYAAADWMKQTLTATSDCIAIFGAKTLSNTECDGSLPDALRRARQLQLTSFAELQGSCPLTAIRDLGAVFSHLNRLLDEVERADFAVCSAAPQRARAHASRAVRVVKKGLSHKL, from the coding sequence ATGGACGAGGGGCTGCAGGAGCGCCTTGAAAAGTTTGGTTTTTCACTTTATATGATACGGGTTACACTCGCAGCCTCGCTGTCCTGGATGGTTGTTCACGCCATGTACGGCAACGAGTTCTCGTACTTCGCGCCGCTGGCGGCGATTCTGATTACCCAGGGCACGGTGAAGGCTTCGCTCGAGAAGGGGCTGTGCCGGTTGCTTGGCATTGTGCTCGGCGGAAGCGTCAGTCTGACGATCGGGCACTTTTTCGATGTCGGGCCGCTGTCCATCCTGCTGATCCTGCTGATCGGCCTCGGCGTGGCGACCGCCTGCCGGATTAACTTTCAGGCCATTACGCAAGTTGGCGTCACTTCGGTGCTGGCTCTGACCTTCTTTCAGGATCATTATGTCGTATTCCGAGCTACAGATACGCTGATTGGTGTAGCCTTCGCTTTACTCTTCAATATCGTTATCGTGCCGCCTAAAGGCTTCGTCAATGTGAAGAACACTGCATTGGCCGGCACTCTGCTGTTAGCCGACGGATTGAGCGGACTTGCGCCAGGACGGGATGAGAAAGATCAGCGCGAAGCGCTCAAGCGGGCCGGAGAGCTGCTGAAGGACAGCGCCCAGAAACAAAATGAGATGCTTTTTACCCTGTCGCATATTCCCTGCCGGAACAATTTGTCCGTCATGAAGCAATCGATCACCCATTTACAAACGATGCACGGGTATGTGAAAGAAATCGCAACCGAGCTGCGCCTGCTGCCGCCGCATTACGCCGCCGCCGACTGGATGAAGCAGACTTTGACTGCAACATCGGACTGCATTGCCATCTTCGGAGCCAAGACTTTGTCGAACACGGAGTGCGACGGTTCACTGCCTGATGCCCTGCGCCGCGCCCGCCAGCTTCAGCTCACCAGCTTCGCCGAGCTTCAGGGCAGCTGCCCGCTGACCGCCATCCGCGACCTCGGCGCGGTCTTCTCGCACCTGAACCGGCTGCTGGATGAAGTGGAGCGCGCCGACTTCGCGGTCTGCTCCGCCGCTCCGCAGCGTGCCCGGGCTCATGCGAGCCGGGCCGTACGCGTCGTCAAAAAGGGACTCTCCCACAAGCTATAA
- a CDS encoding flavin reductase family protein — MIFKMNEQTARDNYKLLIGSVVPRPIAFVTSVSAEGVVNAAPFSYFNIVNNDPPMLMFSCGRHADGTLKDTARNILANQEFVIHVTDEDNIEAINHTSINAPAHISELTLAGLTAVPGTTVSVPRVQESPVAMECRLAQIVELGKFDVIIGEVLSFYVRDDLVHNGRIDIGKLKPISRLAGSSYSAIGRIFDLERPVYEEK, encoded by the coding sequence ATGATTTTTAAAATGAACGAACAGACAGCCCGTGACAATTACAAGCTGCTGATTGGCAGCGTGGTCCCAAGACCCATTGCGTTTGTCACCTCGGTGAGTGCGGAGGGGGTCGTCAATGCGGCTCCATTCAGCTATTTTAACATTGTGAACAATGATCCGCCGATGCTCATGTTCTCCTGCGGGCGGCATGCGGACGGCACGCTGAAGGATACGGCGCGCAATATTCTGGCGAATCAGGAGTTTGTCATCCATGTCACGGACGAGGACAACATTGAGGCGATCAATCATACGTCCATCAATGCACCCGCCCATATTAGCGAGCTTACGCTTGCGGGACTGACGGCCGTTCCCGGTACCACGGTGTCTGTGCCGCGGGTGCAGGAAAGTCCGGTTGCGATGGAATGCCGCCTTGCGCAGATTGTGGAGCTGGGCAAATTTGATGTTATTATCGGCGAGGTGCTGAGCTTCTATGTGCGGGACGACCTTGTTCATAATGGCCGGATCGACATCGGCAAGCTGAAGCCTATCAGCCGCCTGGCGGGATCGTCATACAGCGCTATCGGGCGGATCTTCGATCTGGAGCGGCCGGTCTACGAGGAGAAATGA
- a CDS encoding DMT family transporter, with the protein MTRQKSGVLLLAFLVLVWGINWPLSKIALAYAPPLLFSGIRTVIGGVLLILIALPKARLLRFKTLWPVYLGSALLSIALYYGVQTIGLQYVPAGLFSAIVFLQPVLLGIFSWLWLGEEMHGQKIGGLVLGFLGVACLSAGGLTGSISLLGILLALATALCWALGTVYMKRNAVRVDMLWMTAMQITLGGLILLVAGSAAEPWKAIRWSTDFVAVTLFISIFVIALGWLVYFKLIHEGEAGKVASYTFLVPLVSIGSSVLFLNEKITINLVIGLILVVISIILVNVRFRRSPASAVAEIRALEEGDYDF; encoded by the coding sequence ATGACACGTCAAAAATCGGGTGTTCTATTATTGGCTTTTCTCGTCCTCGTCTGGGGCATTAATTGGCCTTTATCCAAAATCGCGCTGGCTTACGCGCCGCCACTGCTATTCTCGGGTATCCGTACCGTAATCGGAGGTGTGCTGCTGATCCTGATCGCGCTGCCCAAAGCGCGGCTGCTCCGGTTTAAGACACTGTGGCCGGTATATTTGGGCTCGGCCCTGTTAAGCATAGCGCTGTATTACGGCGTACAAACGATCGGGCTGCAGTACGTGCCGGCGGGACTGTTCTCGGCGATCGTCTTTCTTCAGCCGGTGCTGCTCGGGATTTTTTCCTGGTTGTGGCTTGGGGAAGAGATGCATGGGCAAAAAATTGGGGGGCTCGTGCTCGGTTTTCTGGGCGTGGCTTGCTTGAGCGCGGGCGGCCTGACCGGCAGCATTTCGCTTCTTGGTATCCTTCTCGCGCTGGCTACCGCCTTGTGCTGGGCACTTGGGACGGTGTATATGAAGCGAAATGCGGTGCGGGTCGATATGCTGTGGATGACGGCCATGCAGATCACACTCGGGGGGCTGATCCTGCTTGTGGCCGGCAGCGCGGCCGAGCCATGGAAAGCCATCAGATGGAGCACCGATTTTGTCGCGGTCACGCTGTTCATTTCCATATTTGTGATTGCGCTCGGCTGGCTCGTATATTTCAAGCTGATTCACGAAGGGGAGGCCGGAAAGGTGGCTTCTTATACTTTTCTGGTCCCGCTCGTCTCCATCGGTTCCAGCGTCCTCTTCCTAAATGAGAAGATAACGATTAATCTGGTGATAGGCCTGATTCTGGTCGTAATCAGCATCATACTGGTCAATGTCCGGTTCCGGCGCAGCCCGGCGTCTGCAGTGGCAGAAATCAGAGCCTTGGAGGAGGGGGACTATGATTTTTAA
- a CDS encoding LysR family transcriptional regulator, with protein MNKVQIELFVKIAESGSFTRAGQEMNMTQPAVSRAISTLEAELDVQLLVRDRRGISLTEVGKRILVAFRDILKGFGKVEQEIAAEKGLEKGLITIGAFPAASSYFIPKIIGAINRQYPQLEFRLHEGTIAEVKEWLETGVIDVGILIPPTDEFDSFPLFREKLYAVLPAGHPLAKKSVVKVRDFEKESMLICKSGYEPPVVELFERTGVNLNVKYVINSYHTALNMVREGLASAVMAQLSLLSPPDGVAIRELEPPAYRDIRLAVHSADRCSIAVRLFIDTALKLFAEGEEGDLKPEAGIDRIHM; from the coding sequence ATGAACAAAGTGCAGATTGAGCTGTTCGTCAAAATTGCGGAAAGCGGCAGTTTCACACGGGCCGGACAGGAAATGAACATGACCCAGCCTGCGGTCAGCCGGGCGATTTCTACGCTCGAAGCCGAGCTGGATGTGCAGCTGCTGGTGCGGGACCGGCGCGGTATTTCGCTGACGGAGGTGGGCAAGCGGATTCTCGTTGCCTTTCGCGACATTCTCAAGGGATTCGGCAAGGTGGAGCAGGAAATCGCAGCGGAAAAAGGGCTCGAAAAAGGCCTGATTACCATCGGCGCTTTTCCCGCGGCCTCGTCCTATTTCATTCCGAAAATTATCGGCGCCATTAACCGGCAATATCCCCAGCTTGAATTCCGTCTCCATGAGGGCACGATTGCCGAAGTGAAGGAATGGCTGGAGACGGGAGTGATCGATGTCGGTATATTGATACCGCCCACCGACGAATTCGATTCGTTTCCTTTGTTCCGCGAGAAGCTGTACGCGGTTCTTCCTGCCGGGCATCCGCTTGCGAAGAAGTCTGTCGTCAAGGTACGGGATTTCGAGAAGGAATCGATGCTGATCTGCAAATCGGGCTACGAGCCTCCCGTCGTCGAGTTGTTCGAGAGAACGGGAGTGAATCTGAACGTGAAATACGTGATCAACAGCTATCACACCGCCCTCAATATGGTGCGGGAGGGTTTGGCCTCTGCCGTTATGGCCCAGCTGTCCCTGCTGTCACCACCGGACGGCGTCGCCATCCGGGAGCTCGAGCCTCCGGCGTACCGGGACATCCGCCTTGCAGTGCACTCGGCCGACAGATGCTCGATTGCGGTCAGGCTCTTTATCGACACGGCGCTGAAGCTGTTTGCGGAAGGCGAAGAAGGAGACCTTAAGCCGGAGGCGGGAATAGACCGAATTCATATGTGA
- a CDS encoding aldo/keto reductase, translating into MKYQRLGGSGLQVSQLGLGTNAFGKRADQAASSAVLHTALDNGINFIDTANIYAGTESERIIGEALAGRRHEAVLATKAGLVRSPGPGGSGSSRFHLMRELEDSLRRLKTDYVDLYQIHTFDPYTPLEETLRTLDDMVSSGKVRYIGASNYAAWELMKALGISERAGYERYVSLQCSYSLADRTPERELVPLSLDQGVGIIPYFPLAGGILTGKYGEGNKAPAGSRADTDPNFARFLTDERIALGRETASLAAELQTTPAALSLSWLMSRPAVSTVIVGATRAEQLEESLKSVSLALNSETLEKLDAISQPFIHSEPFAVYRLPE; encoded by the coding sequence ATGAAATATCAACGGCTTGGAGGAAGCGGGCTGCAAGTATCGCAGCTGGGACTTGGAACCAACGCCTTCGGCAAACGGGCGGACCAGGCCGCTTCCTCGGCGGTGCTGCATACCGCGCTGGATAACGGGATCAACTTCATCGACACCGCCAATATATACGCCGGAACGGAATCGGAGCGGATTATTGGGGAAGCGCTCGCGGGGAGAAGGCATGAAGCCGTGCTCGCGACCAAAGCCGGGCTGGTACGAAGCCCCGGCCCCGGTGGCAGCGGTTCGTCCAGATTTCATCTCATGCGGGAGCTGGAGGACAGCCTCCGGCGCCTGAAGACGGACTATGTCGACCTGTACCAGATTCACACCTTCGATCCCTATACGCCGCTGGAGGAAACGCTGCGCACGCTGGACGATATGGTATCCTCCGGCAAGGTGCGCTATATCGGCGCCTCCAATTATGCCGCCTGGGAGCTGATGAAGGCGCTCGGCATCAGCGAACGGGCAGGCTATGAGCGCTATGTATCGCTTCAGTGCAGCTATTCGCTGGCCGACCGCACGCCGGAGCGGGAGCTCGTTCCGCTCAGCCTGGACCAGGGCGTCGGCATCATCCCTTACTTCCCGCTTGCCGGCGGTATCCTGACCGGCAAATACGGCGAGGGGAATAAAGCCCCCGCAGGCTCAAGAGCCGACACCGATCCGAACTTCGCCCGGTTCCTGACCGATGAACGGATCGCCCTGGGGCGGGAGACGGCGTCGCTCGCGGCGGAGCTTCAGACAACTCCCGCCGCTCTGTCGCTGTCCTGGCTCATGAGCCGTCCGGCAGTGTCCACTGTCATTGTCGGCGCTACCCGGGCGGAGCAGCTCGAAGAGAGCCTGAAGAGCGTCTCCCTTGCCCTGAACAGCGAGACGCTGGAGAAGCTTGACGCTATTAGTCAACCTTTTATCCACAGCGAACCGTTTGCGGTGTATCGGCTGCCGGAGTAA
- a CDS encoding S8 family serine peptidase, with protein MRTKVAAVVGSMLIATSLLAGSGYAKPASQSQAGQASQKQKYVIAFQSSLPANYETLITKAGGKVLRALPELGGLEAESERADFLSNLSGVSGIQAANPELEYKLDEDTAAADGQPVTDIPQDADTYWPYQWDIQRITNNGASYKLETGGTVNSDGTVKHKAVVGVIDTGIDANHPDLKANFLGGVNFVPAGVDASETGDPSDIRDREGHGTHVAGSIAADGKVKGVGPGLGIRSYRVFAAEGGAPTSWIAAAVVQAAKDKVDVINMSIGGYDGIARYTYDGLKYNDVADMLLWKRALQYAVGRNVTVVAAAGNESLNLNDSNAVVDYMNQTYGYLGLTFKSAVKEVPGTLPGVINVSSSNKWSSDKIAFYSNYGSTIDVAAPGGDNGPVYDASRNLDERDFHYRTLSTWPTYLEPYFTSNLRGYALLHGTSMAAPKVAGIAGVIKAAHPEYTPAQVQALIKQTASDLGKPGQDPLFGSGEANIFNALSH; from the coding sequence TTGAGAACAAAGGTCGCCGCTGTCGTAGGTTCTATGCTGATTGCCACTAGCCTGTTAGCCGGGTCCGGGTATGCCAAGCCAGCCAGTCAGAGTCAGGCGGGTCAGGCGAGTCAGAAGCAAAAGTATGTGATCGCGTTTCAATCTTCACTTCCGGCAAACTACGAAACATTAATAACGAAAGCGGGCGGCAAAGTCCTTCGCGCCCTCCCGGAATTGGGCGGACTCGAAGCAGAATCCGAAAGAGCGGACTTTCTTTCGAATCTGAGCGGGGTTTCCGGCATACAAGCGGCTAATCCCGAATTGGAGTACAAGCTTGATGAAGATACCGCGGCGGCCGACGGCCAGCCGGTAACCGATATTCCGCAGGATGCCGATACGTATTGGCCCTATCAATGGGATATCCAGCGGATTACGAATAACGGAGCCTCCTACAAGCTGGAAACGGGCGGCACAGTTAATTCGGATGGAACGGTTAAGCACAAGGCGGTTGTAGGCGTCATCGATACGGGAATCGACGCCAACCACCCCGACCTGAAGGCCAACTTCCTCGGGGGCGTGAACTTTGTCCCAGCAGGTGTCGACGCCAGTGAAACAGGCGATCCAAGCGACATCAGGGACCGCGAAGGCCATGGCACGCATGTGGCCGGCTCCATAGCGGCGGACGGCAAGGTCAAAGGCGTAGGTCCCGGCCTCGGCATCCGGTCGTACCGCGTATTCGCGGCAGAGGGCGGCGCCCCGACCTCATGGATCGCCGCAGCCGTCGTTCAGGCGGCCAAGGACAAGGTCGACGTCATCAACATGTCGATCGGGGGTTACGACGGCATTGCCCGATACACTTATGACGGCCTCAAATACAATGATGTGGCGGACATGCTCCTCTGGAAGCGCGCGCTGCAGTATGCCGTTGGCCGCAACGTTACAGTAGTCGCGGCCGCTGGCAACGAGTCGCTGAATCTAAATGACTCGAATGCTGTTGTCGACTATATGAACCAAACGTACGGCTACCTTGGCCTGACCTTCAAAAGCGCTGTGAAAGAAGTACCGGGCACACTGCCGGGCGTCATCAACGTATCTTCGTCGAATAAGTGGTCTTCGGACAAGATCGCGTTCTATTCCAACTACGGCAGCACAATCGACGTCGCGGCTCCCGGCGGGGACAACGGCCCGGTCTATGACGCAAGCCGAAATCTCGATGAGCGGGACTTCCATTACCGCACGCTCAGCACATGGCCAACCTACCTCGAGCCCTACTTCACCTCGAATCTGAGGGGCTATGCGCTGCTGCACGGTACTTCGATGGCAGCACCGAAGGTTGCGGGCATTGCGGGTGTCATCAAGGCCGCGCATCCGGAATATACACCGGCCCAGGTGCAAGCGCTCATCAAGCAGACGGCCAGCGATTTAGGAAAGCCGGGGCAGGACCCGCTGTTCGGCTCGGGCGAAGCCAATATCTTCAATGCATTAAGCCATTAA
- a CDS encoding GNAT family N-acetyltransferase encodes MDIKIIHKEQAWRLRHEVMWPEKDLDYVKLKDDDEGTHFGLFEGEALISAVSLFVHGSEAQFRKFATLTSHQNQGCGSRLLFHILGEAEQAGVKRIYCNARSGKVSFYERFGLIPTASTFTKGGKDYIVMERFFG; translated from the coding sequence TTGGATATTAAGATCATTCACAAAGAGCAAGCCTGGCGGCTGCGCCATGAAGTCATGTGGCCGGAAAAGGATCTCGATTATGTAAAGCTTAAAGACGATGATGAGGGGACTCACTTCGGGCTTTTTGAAGGGGAAGCGCTGATTTCAGCCGTCTCTCTTTTTGTACATGGATCGGAAGCGCAGTTCCGCAAGTTTGCGACGTTAACCTCGCATCAGAATCAGGGGTGCGGGAGCCGATTATTGTTCCATATCCTCGGAGAAGCAGAGCAGGCCGGCGTGAAACGGATTTACTGCAATGCCAGGAGCGGAAAAGTTTCGTTCTATGAAAGGTTTGGATTAATCCCAACTGCAAGCACGTTTACAAAAGGCGGCAAAGATTATATTGTGATGGAACGGTTCTTCGGGTGA